The Pyrenophora tritici-repentis strain M4 chromosome 10, whole genome shotgun sequence genome contains a region encoding:
- a CDS encoding Tymo-45kd-70kd multi-domain protein, which yields MRSFQIVALSALAIGASADAPPSSTMDTLVYDATVYITSTVTRVNTITISSSTPGYTPVNMTSTIPATHATIVPSYPVNSTMVASTGVIPTASAPSASGPVPSSTTTPFEGAASTLNVNAFVVALAAGVGYLVL from the coding sequence ATGCGCTCCTTCCAGATCGTCGCCCTCTCTGCGCTAGCCATTGGCGCTTCCGCTGATGCGCCCCCGTCCTCCACCATGGACACCCTGGTTTACGATGCGACTGTGTACATCACTTCCACCGTCACGCGCGTCAACACCATCACCATCTCGAGCTCCACTCCTGGCTACACTCCCGTCAACATGACGTCGACCATTCCTGCTACCCACGCTACCATTGTTCCCTCGTACCCCGTCAACAGCACCATGGTCGCATCAACCGGCGTCATCCCTACCGCCTCTGCGCCTTCAGCTAGCGGCCCCGTCCCCAGCTCGACCACCACGCCGTTTGAAGGCGCCGCCTCGACCCTCAACGTCAACGCCTTTGTCGTTGCGCTTGCTGCAGGCGTTGGCTACCTCGTCCTTTGA
- a CDS encoding PnbA, Carboxylesterase type B: MFPPDNVAPALHESIVPSLQSYVGAMGHSNMVQRVISTLAVVATSFSGVTATYGTSAVTLPGYGSFVGTTVSQTLTKKPLPAPVDAWLGIDYASQPTGEGRFAPVGPPEPFSGMKNASQYGFSCYQDPLDITYEMDEACLSMNVFRPQGVKAGEKLPVLVWIHGGGFVAGSSRSFDGASFVANSKQRLITVTFNYRVNSLGFLPHPVFERLGLLNLGLRDQETLLKFVQQYISSFGGDPTRVTIGGRSAGAHSVGIHLFHNYEKSEGPAPLFSQALLQSGSVTARSFPDSSYPLYQEQFSRYLGLTGCSAVANSTDTKIISCLRAAPIDKVQNASAIVWRESEYAITWPFQPTRGGPLLEQSGSLSGQNKQFYRIPTITTNVPDEAKYYTSGNLTKNAEFLAFMKNLIPGLTPDDLSDLETLYPDPASDINGPYAHSPNSTQYNRISAALTDYMYVCAGQETAIRMSSAGVPVYKLVFAVNNTFPAWKGIPHTADTKYTWAEPSGAGGVQYPDVGKELLNAYFSDFVALGGDPNKGNRTGVPVWPRYVQGEIPGLQLRMEPFGNSRVEGDGIRRKMCEWWRSEERAGRLEK; encoded by the exons ATGTTTCCACCCGACAACGTAGCTCCTGCTCTCCACGAAAGTATCGTACCGTCTTTACAGTCTTACGTCGGCGCCATGGGCCATTCAAACATGGTGCAGCGAGTCATATCCACCTTGGCGGTAGTAGCTACCAGCTTTTCCGGTGTCACAGCTACATACGGCACATCTGCAGTCACGCTTCCCGGCTATGGCAGCTTCGTCGGCACCACCGTCTCGCAAACTCTCACCAAAAAGCCTTTGCCAGCACCCGTGGATGCATGGCTCGGTATCGACTATGCGTCCCAACCTACGGGCGAGGGTCGCTTTGCGCCTGTTGGGCCCCCGGAGCCTTTCTCGGGAATGAAGAATGCTTCGCAGTATGGGTTTTCGTGTTATCAGGATCCGTTGGATATCACGTATGAGATGGATGAGGCGTGTTTGAGTATGAATGTTTTTCGGCCACAGGGTGTTAAGGCGGGGGAGAAATTACCGGTTTTGGTGTGGATTCATGGG GGTGGATTCGTTGCTGGAAGCTCTAGGAGTTTCGACGGCGCTTCATTCGTGGCTAATTCGAAACAGCGGTTGATCACTGTAACGTTCAATTATCGA GTCAACTCTTTGGGCTTCCTTCCACATCCTGTTTTCGAGCGTCTGGGTCTGCTGAACCTCGGGCTTCGAGATCAAGAAACCTTGCTCAAGTTTGTTCAGCAGTACATCTCATCGTTTGGTGGTGACCCCACTCGCGTTACTATCGGTGGCCGTTCAGCGGGTGCACACTCAGTCGGCATACACCTTTTCCACAACTACGAAAAATCCGAGGGCCCTGCACCTCTCTTCTCCCAGGCTCTTCTCCAATCTGGAAGTGTGACAGCTCGCTCATTCCCCGACTCGTCATACCCGTTGTACCAAGAGCAGTTCTCCCGCTATCTAGGTCTCACAGGATGCAGTGCCGTAGCCAACAGCACCGACACCAAGATCATCAGCTGCCTACGAGCCGCTCCCATCGACAAAGTCCAAAACGCCAGCGCAATAGTATGGCGAGAATCTGAATACGCCATAACCTGGCCCTTCCAACCCACACGCGGCGGCCCCCTCCTCGAGCAATCTGGCTCTCTCTCCGGTCAAAACAAGCAATTCTACCGCATCCCCACAATCACCACGAACGTGCCCGACGAAGCAAAATACTACACCTCAGGCAACCTCACCAAAAACGCTGAATTTCTTGCCTTCATGAAGAACCTCATCCCCGGTCTAACCCCAGACGATCTCTCAGACCTCGAAACCTTGTACCCGGACCCCGCTAGCGATATTAACGGCCCATACGCACACAGTCCAAATTCCACTCAATACAACCGCATCTCCGCCGCTCTAACTGATTACATGTACGTCTGCGCTGGTCAGGAAACCGCAATCCGCATGTCCTCCGCCGGCGTCCCAGTTTACAAACTCGTCTTCGCTGTCAACAACACTTTCCCGGCTTGGAAAGGTATCCCACACACCGCAGATACAAAGTACACGTGGGCAGAACCCAGTGGTGCTGGTGGCGTACAGTACCCCGACGTAGGCAAGGAGCTGTTGAACGCGTATTTCTCTGATTTTGTGGCTCTGGGTGGTGATCCGAATAAGGGGAATAGGACGGGTGTACCGGTGTGGCCGAGGTATGTGCAGGGGGAGATACCTGGGTTACAGTTGAGGATGGAGCCGTTTGGGAACAGTAGGGTCGAGGGGGATGGGATTAGGAGGAAGATGTGTGAGTGGTGGAGGAGTGAGGAGAGGGCGGGGAGGTTGGAGAAGTAG